In a genomic window of Alistipes sp. ZOR0009:
- a CDS encoding RluA family pseudouridine synthase, translating to MKDEYEDPDLLNENEEEEEDEQSGLYEHFNFSVDKGQGMLRIDKWLTNRMEKVSRNRIQSAADAGNILVNGKSVKSNYKVKPQDVISIVLPYPRRELEIIPENIPLNILFEDEDVIVLNKEAGMVVHPGHGNYTGTLVNALTYHLKDVPLFQTGDMRAGLVHRIDKNTSGILVIAKNEFAHAYIAKQFFDHTTKRVYNALVWGNMEEEEGTIVGNVARSTKDRLKMAVYPEGDQGKHAVTHYKVLERLGYVNLIECRLETGRTHQIRVHMEFMKHPLFNDERYGGDQILKGTTFSKYKQFVNNCFEICPRHALHARSLGFVHPRTKQEMYFESELPSDMQQLLERWRTYVASREIEEE from the coding sequence ATGAAGGACGAATACGAAGACCCGGACTTGTTGAACGAAAACGAAGAGGAAGAGGAGGACGAGCAGTCGGGCCTGTACGAGCACTTCAACTTTTCTGTCGACAAGGGGCAGGGGATGCTCCGTATCGATAAGTGGCTTACCAACCGCATGGAGAAGGTCTCGCGCAACCGCATACAGAGTGCGGCAGATGCGGGCAACATTCTTGTTAACGGGAAGTCTGTAAAATCGAACTATAAGGTAAAACCGCAGGATGTTATCTCCATTGTGCTACCCTATCCTCGTAGGGAGCTAGAGATAATTCCCGAAAATATACCGCTTAACATCCTGTTCGAGGACGAGGATGTGATTGTCCTTAACAAGGAGGCGGGCATGGTGGTGCATCCTGGCCACGGAAACTATACGGGTACGCTGGTAAATGCGCTTACTTACCATCTAAAGGATGTGCCCCTTTTTCAAACAGGCGATATGCGAGCAGGACTGGTACACCGAATTGATAAGAATACTTCTGGTATTTTGGTGATTGCCAAAAACGAGTTTGCGCATGCCTACATTGCCAAGCAATTCTTCGATCATACCACCAAGCGTGTTTATAACGCGTTGGTTTGGGGTAATATGGAAGAGGAGGAGGGGACTATTGTGGGGAATGTTGCCCGTAGCACCAAAGATCGGCTTAAAATGGCCGTTTATCCCGAGGGCGATCAGGGGAAGCATGCCGTTACCCACTATAAGGTACTCGAACGCTTAGGCTACGTAAACCTCATCGAGTGCCGTCTCGAAACGGGGCGTACGCATCAGATTCGAGTCCATATGGAGTTTATGAAGCATCCGCTCTTTAACGACGAGCGTTACGGTGGCGATCAAATTCTGAAGGGGACAACGTTTAGCAAGTACAAGCAGTTTGTAAATAACTGCTTCGAAATCTGCCCTCGTCATGCGCTTCATGCTCGTTCGTTGGGTTTTGTGCATCCACG
- a CDS encoding PASTA domain-containing protein produces MDFDKIAKTIRVKAKRAWGNVYSRQLIIAFGVVVLSWLVISVFLNVITLHGISQPVPEFRGMMIDEATASADDANLEIQIADSIYIPGRKAGMIIDQNPEPGVQVKRGRKIFVTIITRTPKLSKVPNVVGFSLRQAKAILESQGFAVGKLTYVSDIATNNVLEQRYHGRTLYTGTKIPVSTAIELVVGLAGGEMTEAPNVVGQTFDHARSAIVESYLNVGEAVYDETVRNSIDSIQAKVYYQNPSYRSKLLFGRKVNIFLSKDPHKRPLSWMMVSPNGADTVATDTADTASAANTGF; encoded by the coding sequence ATGGATTTTGATAAAATCGCAAAAACAATACGAGTAAAGGCTAAACGTGCATGGGGTAACGTTTATAGTCGTCAGCTTATCATCGCTTTCGGAGTAGTTGTTCTTAGCTGGTTGGTAATTTCAGTTTTTCTGAATGTTATAACCCTGCATGGTATTAGCCAGCCTGTACCCGAGTTTAGAGGAATGATGATTGACGAGGCTACCGCTTCTGCCGATGACGCCAATCTCGAAATTCAAATTGCCGATTCTATTTATATTCCTGGACGAAAGGCTGGGATGATTATAGATCAAAATCCAGAACCTGGCGTACAGGTTAAGCGAGGTCGTAAAATCTTTGTAACCATAATTACCCGCACGCCAAAGCTTAGCAAGGTGCCTAACGTGGTTGGATTCTCGTTGCGTCAGGCTAAGGCTATTCTCGAATCGCAAGGTTTTGCGGTGGGTAAGCTTACCTACGTGAGCGATATTGCAACCAACAACGTGCTCGAGCAGCGCTACCACGGTCGTACGCTTTATACAGGTACTAAAATTCCTGTTAGCACGGCTATCGAGCTGGTGGTTGGCCTTGCTGGTGGCGAAATGACCGAAGCGCCTAACGTGGTGGGCCAAACGTTCGACCATGCTCGATCGGCCATCGTAGAGTCTTACCTCAATGTGGGCGAGGCGGTTTACGACGAGACTGTTCGTAACTCGATCGACTCCATTCAGGCTAAGGTGTACTACCAAAATCCATCATACCGTTCAAAATTGCTGTTTGGTCGCAAGGTGAATATCTTTCTTTCGAAGGATCCTCACAAGAGACCGCTTTCGTGGATGATGGTTTCTCCAAATGGAGCCGATACGGTTGCTACTGATACAGCCGATACCGCATCGGCCGCTAACACAGGTTTCTAA
- a CDS encoding FAD-dependent oxidoreductase, with translation MYKVDIHPILEVPRGEAVEFIFNGKPVAGEKGLTIATALHRAGFPVHSHSIDNRERSLECGIGKCGACEMLVDGIAKRICITLVDSVKEVKEIPHDYIPDSKLNAQQKEEKVYRTSVAIIGAGPAGLATRELLLKNNIPNLVLDNNSKIGGQFNMQTHQFFFFEKEKKFGGMRGFDIAQTLAGENADGILLDSTVWDILEGKRIAVKNIATDEIYYVDADYLVVATGAVPFMPAFENDDLPGVYTAAVVQKMMNQEFTLLGKNVLTIGAGNIGYLTSYQLMQAGANVKAIVEAAPNEGGFPVQANRVRRLGIPIMLSHILVKAVPNKEHNGIVGAVIAECKNFSPIPGTEKYIDGIDAINICTGLFPDNHLLIKGDEVFGRHCYGAGDAIRIGEGTSAVLRGQQVAYEIMQEIGIKTSYTDYLAVSKEYIESQQHPVKLLNEPLRPSGERLEKPFVIADCLYGFACNPCSFACPQNAITKNSTNTTPTIDYTKCTGCMQCVTQCPGLAIFGYNLKNNQLFLPIEFFVEEGKEVYLVDNNGQTLGEGVIERVMTKSNKTNMARVKIGSTTTSDITEIRGFIPKEKFPEPVVLKDAPANIETETYLCHCDDVPLDEVLKVIGKRKFISADEIKHTTRLGMGPCRGKRCMKRLKVALAPLGIEIVGDSNPRGPLSNQITLGEVKPNGRSEKIIADINATPTRKVKVTSLIAGGGIAGSSLFFHMAKAGMKPTLLNFGRGSSWRNIAGGRPAFSIPEIAEIAGRSHDLFRQLHKVSNIDYRPINYVNFAHDDKTYQALEASMAWSNAYMVDPKDFATEISSLINPNLNLYKGALITRDCWQATPGKTVDLIRDLGIHHGGTIEEDSELISIHKDGKEFVALVRNHKKEYTEYRTEVFVNSLGGDADRFAKQLGYQLGMYPVKHQAFITRRLPWLGANNTPLGMLIDRRKYKGFVAVYGQQLAETGQIIGCASPMTDPQEAGRNLAVNSKEFIEIVSEVFTEWIPNLSNIGFQAFWAGYYTEPRMYIDTEAGLLVGLRGQGFMLGLELARLYVDKITGKPTPAYFDRLSIKGDGLLETAFK, from the coding sequence ATGTATAAAGTTGATATTCACCCGATACTGGAAGTACCCAGGGGTGAAGCGGTCGAGTTTATATTCAACGGGAAACCCGTTGCAGGGGAGAAAGGATTAACCATTGCAACGGCTCTACACCGGGCAGGATTCCCCGTCCATAGCCACAGCATCGACAACAGAGAAAGAAGCCTAGAATGCGGCATTGGCAAGTGTGGTGCTTGCGAAATGCTGGTTGATGGTATTGCAAAGCGTATCTGCATAACTCTTGTTGATAGCGTAAAGGAGGTAAAGGAAATTCCCCACGACTACATCCCCGACTCGAAGTTAAACGCCCAACAGAAGGAGGAGAAGGTATACAGAACCTCTGTAGCGATAATAGGTGCTGGACCCGCAGGTTTGGCAACCCGCGAGCTACTTTTAAAAAACAACATTCCGAACCTAGTTCTCGACAACAACAGCAAGATTGGCGGGCAATTCAACATGCAAACACACCAGTTCTTCTTTTTTGAAAAGGAGAAGAAGTTTGGAGGTATGCGCGGATTTGACATCGCCCAAACCCTTGCAGGTGAGAATGCCGACGGGATATTGCTAGACAGCACCGTATGGGATATACTAGAAGGGAAGCGTATTGCCGTAAAGAATATTGCCACGGATGAGATTTACTACGTTGACGCGGATTACCTGGTAGTTGCAACTGGAGCAGTACCATTTATGCCCGCATTCGAAAACGACGATCTTCCGGGAGTATATACCGCTGCGGTAGTTCAGAAGATGATGAACCAGGAGTTTACGCTTTTGGGCAAAAATGTGCTTACCATCGGAGCAGGAAATATTGGCTACCTAACCTCGTACCAGCTGATGCAGGCTGGTGCCAACGTGAAAGCAATAGTGGAGGCAGCACCCAACGAAGGTGGATTTCCGGTGCAGGCCAATAGGGTTCGCCGACTGGGAATTCCTATAATGCTTTCGCACATCCTTGTTAAGGCTGTTCCCAATAAGGAGCACAACGGTATTGTTGGCGCCGTAATTGCCGAATGCAAAAACTTCTCCCCCATCCCGGGAACCGAAAAATATATTGATGGGATTGATGCCATAAACATCTGTACGGGGCTATTCCCCGACAACCACCTTCTAATTAAAGGAGATGAGGTGTTTGGACGCCACTGCTACGGTGCTGGCGATGCCATACGCATTGGTGAAGGAACAAGCGCGGTTCTCCGCGGACAGCAGGTTGCCTACGAAATAATGCAGGAGATAGGGATTAAAACATCCTACACCGACTATCTCGCCGTATCAAAAGAGTATATCGAATCTCAACAGCATCCCGTAAAGCTGCTCAACGAACCTTTAAGGCCAAGCGGAGAGCGACTCGAAAAACCATTCGTTATCGCCGACTGCCTTTACGGCTTCGCATGCAACCCCTGCAGCTTTGCCTGTCCACAAAACGCCATCACCAAGAACTCGACCAACACCACTCCAACCATCGACTACACCAAATGTACCGGCTGCATGCAGTGCGTAACGCAATGCCCTGGCCTAGCTATATTTGGATACAACCTAAAAAATAACCAGCTATTCCTTCCTATCGAATTCTTCGTAGAGGAGGGAAAAGAGGTATACCTTGTTGACAATAACGGACAAACGCTAGGCGAAGGTGTCATCGAAAGGGTGATGACCAAGTCCAACAAAACCAACATGGCTAGGGTAAAAATAGGAAGCACTACCACTAGCGACATTACCGAAATCAGAGGATTCATTCCAAAAGAAAAATTCCCTGAGCCTGTAGTCCTAAAGGATGCACCCGCAAACATAGAGACAGAAACCTACCTGTGCCACTGCGACGATGTACCGCTGGACGAAGTGCTGAAGGTTATTGGAAAAAGAAAGTTTATTTCGGCAGATGAGATTAAGCATACCACCCGCCTAGGGATGGGCCCTTGCCGAGGAAAGCGCTGCATGAAGCGCCTAAAGGTTGCCTTAGCCCCACTCGGGATTGAAATCGTAGGCGACTCTAACCCTAGAGGTCCCCTTTCGAACCAAATTACCCTTGGAGAAGTAAAGCCTAACGGCAGAAGCGAGAAAATAATTGCGGATATCAACGCCACCCCAACGCGCAAGGTTAAAGTTACATCGCTAATTGCAGGCGGAGGAATAGCCGGAAGCTCCCTATTCTTCCATATGGCAAAGGCGGGCATGAAACCAACGCTGCTAAACTTCGGCAGAGGCTCGTCGTGGAGAAATATAGCAGGAGGACGCCCTGCCTTTAGTATCCCCGAAATTGCAGAGATAGCAGGCCGAAGCCACGACCTCTTTAGGCAGCTGCACAAGGTTTCGAACATTGATTACCGCCCGATAAACTACGTAAACTTTGCGCACGACGACAAGACCTACCAAGCATTGGAGGCATCAATGGCTTGGTCTAACGCCTACATGGTAGATCCAAAAGATTTTGCCACCGAAATATCGTCGCTAATAAACCCAAATCTGAACCTTTACAAAGGAGCCCTTATCACCCGCGACTGCTGGCAGGCCACTCCCGGAAAAACGGTAGACCTAATTCGCGACCTAGGGATACACCATGGAGGAACCATAGAGGAGGACAGCGAGCTGATAAGCATCCATAAGGATGGGAAAGAGTTTGTAGCGCTGGTACGCAACCACAAAAAGGAGTATACGGAGTATCGCACGGAGGTATTTGTAAACTCTCTTGGCGGAGATGCCGACCGATTTGCCAAGCAGCTGGGCTACCAGTTGGGCATGTATCCCGTAAAGCATCAAGCCTTTATCACCCGAAGGCTACCCTGGCTGGGCGCAAACAATACGCCGCTAGGCATGCTTATAGATCGCCGTAAGTATAAAGGATTTGTGGCGGTTTACGGACAGCAGCTGGCCGAAACGGGACAAATCATAGGCTGCGCATCGCCAATGACCGACCCTCAGGAAGCAGGTAGAAATCTGGCCGTCAACTCTAAGGAGTTTATCGAAATTGTGTCTGAAGTGTTTACGGAATGGATTCCAAACCTTTCGAACATCGGATTCCAAGCATTCTGGGCAGGCTACTATACCGAACCTCGTATGTATATCGATACAGAAGCAGGGCTTTTAGTTGGGCTCAGAGGGCAAGGATTTATGCTTGGACTAGAGCTTGCTAGGCTGTATGTAGATAAGATTACAGGAAAGCCAACACCCGCCTACTTCGATAGGCTATCGATAAAAGGTGATGGGCTACTAGAAACCGCTTTTAAATAG
- a CDS encoding DUF6266 family protein, whose protein sequence is MGKIIQGILGGFIGKVGTVVGSVRDGKAYMRSAGYRSGKKATEGQLNQRRKFGVLKRLISPLTPVFAIGFRNLCNGSKPQNVAFGILYSSGVVGEAPDFVVDYSKLVVSDGSLISFNNLQVSVVSRTIKAVWSDNSDVDGLDPDDQVYMVVLLHEVDLVYIIGGDVVRSSGSISYTVHELLPAQKAHVYLFMAAAASTKVSKSAHFEVSL, encoded by the coding sequence ATGGGTAAGATAATTCAAGGAATCCTTGGTGGATTCATCGGTAAGGTAGGTACTGTTGTTGGTTCAGTTCGCGATGGTAAGGCGTATATGCGCTCTGCCGGGTATCGTAGTGGTAAAAAAGCAACAGAAGGTCAGCTTAATCAGCGCCGTAAGTTTGGTGTTTTAAAGCGTTTGATTTCACCGTTAACACCGGTTTTTGCTATTGGGTTTCGAAATCTTTGCAACGGGAGTAAACCTCAGAATGTTGCATTTGGGATACTTTATAGCAGTGGGGTGGTAGGCGAGGCTCCCGATTTTGTGGTAGATTATAGTAAGCTAGTTGTAAGTGATGGTAGCTTAATTTCGTTTAATAACTTGCAGGTTAGCGTGGTGTCGCGTACCATTAAGGCGGTTTGGAGCGATAACTCCGACGTTGATGGGCTCGATCCCGACGATCAGGTTTACATGGTGGTGCTACTGCACGAGGTGGATTTGGTTTACATTATTGGAGGTGATGTTGTTCGTTCGAGTGGCTCCATTTCCTACACCGTTCACGAGTTGCTACCAGCGCAAAAGGCGCATGTTTACCTCTTTATGGCAGCTGCAGCAAGCACCAAGGTGAGCAAGTCTGCTCATTTTGAGGTTAGCTTGTAG
- a CDS encoding helix-turn-helix domain-containing protein: MTLSVFRDFLFGPLRPLVVCANSAAITPSEMLNLSLRQCHTPRSYFAALSLLCRQRAVDLSADMLHFIAQMDGLHDSEALHPGTCWAVSMPYLSPNDEFYAQLFLNFSKGYHALLSKMVGKAHSPELVHLYLYEFYNEANSLFDTLNGDSNQQNFPFTSAAAYALVNLYNEVTRIHNPANMQCVECFRTAEMLINAISPTLYTQHPGGDMLIPCLRGYLDSCCAEEAPSSASPTDEYVGLTKTLKILGISRTTLYNYIKSGKLPKYDRNGKPCFKCSDIQRLKETNRV; the protein is encoded by the coding sequence ATGACGCTTTCCGTTTTTCGCGATTTTCTGTTTGGACCGCTCCGCCCACTGGTGGTGTGCGCCAATTCGGCAGCGATTACCCCCTCCGAGATGCTCAACCTTTCGCTACGTCAGTGCCACACACCCCGTAGCTACTTTGCTGCGCTTTCGCTGCTCTGCAGGCAGCGGGCGGTTGATCTTTCGGCAGATATGCTACATTTTATAGCTCAGATGGATGGCCTGCACGATAGCGAAGCCCTTCATCCAGGAACTTGCTGGGCCGTATCGATGCCCTACCTGTCGCCTAACGATGAGTTTTACGCGCAGCTCTTTCTTAACTTCTCGAAGGGATACCATGCGCTGCTCTCCAAAATGGTTGGCAAAGCCCATTCTCCCGAGCTGGTGCATCTTTACCTCTACGAATTCTACAACGAGGCAAATAGCCTTTTCGACACGCTTAACGGCGATAGCAACCAGCAAAATTTCCCGTTTACATCAGCTGCAGCTTACGCCTTGGTTAACCTCTACAACGAGGTGACTCGTATTCATAACCCCGCAAATATGCAGTGTGTGGAGTGCTTTCGTACAGCAGAAATGCTCATTAACGCCATCTCTCCAACTCTCTACACCCAACACCCTGGTGGCGATATGCTAATTCCTTGCTTAAGGGGCTATCTCGATTCATGTTGTGCAGAGGAGGCTCCCTCTTCGGCCAGTCCTACCGACGAATATGTTGGTCTGACGAAAACTTTAAAAATTCTTGGAATTTCGCGTACTACCCTCTACAACTACATTAAAAGCGGTAAACTTCCCAAGTACGACCGAAACGGCAAACCCTGCTTTAAGTGCAGCGACATCCAAAGGCTTAAAGAGACAAATCGCGTTTAA
- a CDS encoding Piwi domain-containing protein translates to MAKLVLNILPFMPKEAAAIFYFSVTPVKGAVTLHLSSLSEGVKSKLNTDRCVDGKLYTRFDVEFENATPVLVTFADDFSLYRTYLNIRIKDYFRGVDGVVVGSSFVDDVEIWIPAVDENTDTSKAYRRFNLKIFTNDRRSAPLLNVSYRGISCIFKHSVSELLDRGADSELFTQVVYNGRLFRYSNMPDVVADNLDLVYPKLGGSLCASLGVRFARRPIVNRYKHYHTILNCFKREYLDTDGFLAIIPHSGQWFDATENGLVSKIDNVGGAYRFGGGGVHTDFHRGMATYGPYVRVPNNHVKLFIIYSEADRDRVMKLHNELKGDSANSLKKYARILASYSKEHNIIITDDTNPLPDVEKALSAMVLSPNTSYFAIYISPISKVTANPVAKNVYFQIKQQLLQRGIVSQVLEREKMDSSAFCYFIPNIQVAMLAKLGAIPWTLAVPDSQELVVGIGAFKQQGRMVRYIGSTCSFAGDGHFRGYKAFPETSIRLLAGSIQRAIVEFCEKHGKPKRLVIHFYKDMSNRELQPIEEVLDKMELKIPVVILKINRTESSDFIGFDESVESLMPVCGTVVSLRNSSYLLFNTPRFDAGTMAVKGNPFPLRITLKANQPGLIDRPDRVNMLLQQVYNFSGMYWKSISRQNMPVTILYPSLLADFYMHFNSSLLPEAVGDKPWFL, encoded by the coding sequence ATGGCAAAGCTAGTTTTAAATATTCTACCTTTTATGCCAAAGGAAGCTGCGGCTATTTTCTACTTTTCTGTGACTCCTGTAAAGGGTGCTGTCACCTTGCATCTCTCTTCGTTATCCGAGGGGGTAAAATCGAAGTTGAATACCGACAGATGTGTAGATGGTAAGCTCTATACCCGTTTCGATGTGGAGTTCGAGAATGCCACTCCGGTGTTGGTTACCTTTGCCGACGATTTCTCGCTCTACCGTACCTACCTAAACATCCGTATAAAGGATTACTTTAGGGGTGTGGATGGAGTGGTTGTCGGTAGCTCGTTTGTCGACGATGTGGAGATTTGGATTCCTGCTGTCGATGAGAATACCGACACCTCGAAGGCCTACCGCCGTTTTAATCTTAAAATATTCACCAACGATAGGCGTAGCGCCCCCTTACTCAACGTTTCGTACAGAGGTATCTCCTGTATCTTTAAGCATAGCGTTAGCGAGCTGCTCGATCGGGGTGCCGACTCCGAGCTGTTTACCCAAGTGGTGTACAATGGTCGGCTTTTTCGCTATTCGAACATGCCGGATGTGGTAGCTGATAACCTCGACCTGGTTTACCCTAAGCTAGGAGGCTCGCTGTGTGCCTCTCTGGGCGTTCGCTTTGCTCGTAGACCTATTGTTAACCGTTACAAGCACTACCACACCATACTTAACTGCTTTAAAAGGGAGTATCTAGATACCGATGGCTTCCTGGCTATCATTCCCCATAGCGGGCAATGGTTCGATGCTACAGAGAATGGGTTAGTTAGCAAAATAGACAATGTAGGGGGAGCTTACAGGTTTGGTGGTGGTGGGGTGCATACCGATTTTCACAGGGGGATGGCCACCTATGGGCCTTATGTTAGGGTTCCCAACAATCACGTAAAGCTGTTTATTATTTACAGCGAAGCCGATAGGGATAGGGTCATGAAGTTGCACAACGAGCTTAAGGGCGATTCGGCTAACTCGCTAAAGAAGTATGCTCGTATTCTGGCATCCTACTCAAAGGAGCATAACATTATTATTACCGACGATACCAACCCGCTTCCCGATGTCGAGAAGGCTTTAAGCGCTATGGTGCTGAGCCCTAATACCAGCTACTTTGCTATTTACATATCGCCAATCTCTAAGGTTACCGCTAACCCCGTGGCCAAAAACGTCTATTTTCAGATTAAGCAGCAGCTGCTTCAGCGGGGTATCGTATCGCAAGTGCTGGAGCGGGAGAAGATGGATAGCAGCGCTTTTTGCTACTTTATTCCCAACATTCAGGTAGCCATGCTGGCTAAGCTAGGGGCTATTCCTTGGACGCTGGCTGTTCCCGATAGTCAGGAGCTGGTGGTGGGGATAGGCGCTTTTAAGCAGCAGGGGCGGATGGTGCGCTATATCGGTAGCACCTGTAGCTTTGCTGGCGATGGCCATTTTAGGGGCTATAAAGCCTTTCCCGAGACTAGCATTAGGCTGCTGGCTGGTAGCATTCAGCGTGCTATCGTGGAGTTTTGCGAAAAGCATGGCAAGCCAAAGCGTCTTGTCATCCATTTCTATAAGGATATGAGCAACCGCGAGCTGCAGCCCATAGAGGAGGTGCTCGACAAAATGGAGCTAAAAATTCCGGTTGTTATACTAAAGATAAATAGGACCGAGAGCAGCGACTTTATTGGCTTCGACGAGTCGGTGGAGTCGCTGATGCCAGTATGCGGTACGGTTGTGTCGCTTCGTAATAGCTCCTACCTGCTGTTTAACACCCCTCGCTTCGATGCTGGCACCATGGCGGTAAAGGGAAACCCTTTTCCCCTTAGGATTACGCTTAAGGCCAACCAGCCCGGACTAATTGATAGGCCTGATAGGGTTAACATGCTGCTACAACAGGTGTACAACTTTAGCGGGATGTACTGGAAGTCGATTAGTAGGCAGAATATGCCCGTAACCATTCTTTACCCAAGCCTTTTGGCCGATTTCTACATGCATTTCAATAGCAGCTTGCTTCCCGAGGCGGTGGGCGATAAGCCTTGGTTTCTCTAA
- a CDS encoding HIRAN domain-containing protein, translating to MERLHFANFHLAGFTYWDGALVFDLLKVGAKLSLEREPNNRYDAKAVAIYFNGHKIGYVPRTDNREISKLCEMGYSHIFDVRINRVSPEEHPENQVGVIVHLLPIKVDGDE from the coding sequence ATGGAAAGATTACACTTTGCCAACTTTCATTTGGCCGGATTTACCTACTGGGATGGAGCGTTAGTATTCGATTTGCTAAAGGTAGGAGCAAAGCTCAGCTTGGAGAGGGAACCAAATAACAGGTACGATGCAAAGGCGGTTGCCATCTACTTTAATGGGCATAAAATAGGTTATGTGCCTAGAACCGACAACCGAGAAATTTCGAAGCTATGCGAGATGGGCTACAGCCATATTTTTGATGTTCGTATTAATAGGGTTAGCCCAGAGGAGCACCCGGAAAATCAGGTTGGTGTTATTGTACACCTGCTACCGATTAAGGTAGATGGCGACGAGTAG
- a CDS encoding helix-turn-helix transcriptional regulator has protein sequence MSTNKNATIRYQALDKCFRNTGRKYFIEDLIEACNEALLDVDSQSSGVKRRQVFEDIKFMKDSRGYEAPIESYRDGKKTYYRYSDTQFSINSQPLNEQEAYQLKESLVTLSRFKGLPQFNWIDEIIARLEHTFKLKSQQVAISFEENPYLRGTDYISILFGYIINKIPLTINYQPFSRTTPLIHTIHPYFLKQYNNRWFLLGLNDELDRITNIALDRITSIEEAKITYKENNSYDFDEYFDDVIGVSVPADGKPEKIVLRVDNSLLPYIKTKPIHGSQKIRQMGDADTIVELKLIPNYEFEAVIFSHSDRIEVVEPASLRAPLKEKIERLAKRYN, from the coding sequence ATGTCAACCAATAAAAATGCCACCATCCGCTATCAAGCACTGGACAAATGCTTTCGTAATACTGGCCGCAAATACTTTATCGAAGATTTAATTGAGGCTTGCAATGAAGCCTTGCTGGATGTAGACAGCCAATCCAGCGGAGTAAAGCGGCGGCAAGTTTTTGAAGACATAAAATTCATGAAGGATTCGAGGGGCTACGAGGCTCCAATAGAATCCTATCGCGATGGCAAAAAAACCTACTACCGCTATTCGGATACCCAATTCTCCATTAACAGCCAACCGCTTAATGAGCAGGAGGCCTACCAGCTGAAAGAGTCGCTAGTAACACTTTCCCGCTTTAAGGGCCTACCTCAATTCAACTGGATTGACGAGATTATCGCTCGCTTAGAGCATACCTTTAAGCTCAAGTCGCAGCAGGTGGCCATTTCATTCGAGGAGAATCCTTACCTAAGAGGCACCGATTACATCAGCATTCTTTTCGGCTATATCATTAATAAAATACCGCTTACGATTAACTATCAACCCTTTTCGAGGACAACACCGCTGATACATACCATTCATCCCTACTTTCTGAAACAGTATAACAACAGGTGGTTCTTGCTTGGCCTTAACGATGAGCTAGATCGTATTACCAATATTGCGCTTGACAGAATTACCTCTATTGAAGAGGCCAAAATCACATATAAGGAAAACAACAGCTACGACTTTGACGAATACTTCGACGATGTAATTGGAGTATCTGTTCCTGCCGATGGGAAACCTGAAAAAATAGTGCTTCGAGTTGACAACTCGCTTCTACCGTATATCAAAACAAAGCCCATACATGGCTCCCAAAAAATACGACAGATGGGTGATGCGGATACCATTGTGGAGCTAAAGCTCATACCAAACTACGAGTTCGAGGCGGTTATATTTTCGCACTCCGATAGGATTGAAGTTGTGGAGCCTGCCAGCCTGAGAGCTCCGCTAAAAGAGAAAATAGAACGACTTGCAAAAAGGTATAATTAA